From Phalacrocorax carbo chromosome 6, bPhaCar2.1, whole genome shotgun sequence, a single genomic window includes:
- the LOC135313833 gene encoding U3 small nucleolar RNA-interacting protein 2-like: MAAAGSCRAKAPRGAAGRRRPRAAVLGAERRSRAAAVRPVDEEVSSDSEPESPSLGRRRRREAAVEEEVEETPQEKKLRLAKLYLEELRQHEEEQAAAEEEEEETHPADLIGDRLKEDVLEQKGRLQRLVAKDVQPPDPASIRVLRGHQLPVTCLVISPDDRFIFSASKDGSLIKWEVESGKRLCVVPGGKKGTEERHMGHASHVLCMAISSDGKYLATGDRNKLIMVWDTATCKRLHIFTGHRDAVSGLSFRKGTHQLYSASHDRCVKVWNVAENAYMETLFGHQDIITGLDSLSRECCVTAGGRDGTVRLWKIPEESQLVFYGHQGSIDCIQLINEEHMVSGADDGSVALWGLAKKKPLALARQAHGMQDAQGLQQPYWISAVAALRNSDLLATGSHSASVKLWKCSEGFRKLEPLWAIPLVGFVNSLEFSAAGDFLVAGLGQEHRLGRWWRIKEAKNSICIIPLKRRATAPSSHVPDSS, translated from the exons atggcggcggcgggcagctgTAGGGCCAAAGCCCCacgcggggcggcgggacggcggcggccgcgggcggcg GTCCTGGGCGCCGAGAGGAGGTCGCGGGCGGCGGCCGTCCGGCCCGTGGACGAGGAGGTGTCCAGCGACTCCGAGCCGGAGAG CCCGTCGTtgggacggcggcggcggcgggaggcggcggtagaggaggaggtggaggagacGCCGCAGGAGAAGAAGCTGCGCCTGGCCAAGCTGTACCTGGAGGAGCTCCGCCAGCACG AGGAGGAGCAGGCGgcggcagaggaggaggaggaggagacgcATCCGGCGGATCTCATCGGCGACCGGCTGAAGGAGGACGTG ctggagcagaaggGTCGGCTGCAGCGCCTGGTCGCCAAAGAC GTGCAGCCTCCAGATCCAGCCAGCATTCGAGTGCTGCGGGGGCACCAGCTGCCCGTCACCTGCCTGGTCATCTCTCCAGATGACAGGTTCATCTTTTCGGCCTCCAAGGACGGCTCCCTCATCAAAT GGGAGGTGGAGAGCGGGAAGAGGCTGTGCGTGGTGCCTGGGGGGAAGAAGGGCACCGAGGAGCGGCACATGGGGCACGCATCCCATGTCCTCTGCATGGCCATCTCATCGGATGGCAAGTACCTG GCTACAGGAGACAGGAACAAGCTGATCATGGTCTGGGACACCGCCACCTGCAAGCGCCTGCACATCTTCACTGGGCACCGCGATGCCGTCTCG GGCCTGTCCTTCCGGAAGGGCACGCACCAGCTGTACAGTGCCTCCCATGACCGCTGCGTCAAGGTCTGGAACGTGGCGGAGAACGCATACATGGAGACCCT GTTCGGGCACCAGGATATCATCACAGGGCTGGACAGCCTGAGCCGGGAGTGCTGTGTGACGGCGGGGGGACGGGACGGCACCGTGCGGCTCTGGAAGATCCCGGAGGAGTCACAGCTCGTGTTTTATGGGCACCA GGGCTCCATTGATTGTATCCAGCTCATCAACGAGGAGCACATGGTGTCGGGTGCCGATGACGG GTCTGTAGCCCTGTGGGGGCTGGCGAAGAAGAAGCCGCTGGCGCTGGCCCGGCAGGCGCACGGCATGCAGGACGCCCAGGGCCTGCAGCAGCCGTACTGGATCTCGGCGGTGGCTGCCCTGCGCAACAGTGACCTCCTGGCTACAG GCTCCCACAGTGCTAGTGTGAAGCTCTGGAAGTGCAGTGAGGGATTTCGGAAGCTGGAGCCCCTCTGGGCTATCCCGTTG gtgggttttgtcAACAGCCTCGAGTTCTCGGCAGCCGGTGACTTCCTGGTGGCCGGCCTCGGGCAGGAGCACCG GCTTGGCCGGTGGTGGAGAATCAAAGAAGCCAAAAACAGCATCTGCATCATCCCCCTGAAGCGGAGGGCTACAGCCCCCAGCTCCCATGTCCCTGACAGCTCCTAG